The DNA region GCGCGGCCGACGAGGGTGGCGAGGACGCGGGGTCGGCGGGCGAGCGCGAGGAGCTCGCGGGTGGACGCGCTCTCGCCGCCGCCGGCGCGTTCGGGTTCTTCGAACCAGATGGCGACGACGAGCGCGGTCGGGAGGGCGAGCGCGTAGATGTAGAAGGGCGCGTACCAGGCGACGGCGACGAGCGCGCCGGCCACGGGCGGGACGGCGGCGAGGGCGACGGAGACGGTCGTGAAGCGGAGGCCCTGGGCCGCGGCTTCGCGCTTGCCGACGTAGAGGTCGCCGACGGCGGAGATGAGTGGCGGGGCGATGCCGGTGTAGCCGACGCCCTGGAGGAAGCGGAGCGCGAGAATCGCGGTAAAGGAGGAGGTGAGGGGGACGGCGAGGCCGGCGAGGCCGAAGAGCGCGAGGCCGCCGGCGAGGACGGGTTTCCTCCCCACGCGGTCGGAGAGCGCGCCGACGACGGGGATGAGGACGATGGCGGGCGCGGTGTAGGCGGCCATGAGGAGGCCGATTCGCGCGGAGTCGACGCCGAGCGGGCCGGTGAGCGAGGCGAGGATGGGCGAGACGACGGCCGCGCCGAGCGGGGAGCTGACGCTGCCGAGGAGGAGAATGGCGAACTGGCGGTCGGCGAGGAGGTCGGCGTCCTCGCCGAGCGCGGATTCGAGGAGTCCCACGCGAACACGAAGAACGAGGGGGCGTTTCAGTGAGTCGGTACCGGTACGCCTCGGTTCGGCAGACGAGGCGGGACCGGGACGCCTCGGTCGGACGGGCGAGAGAGAGCGGCCGGGAGACGGAGGTGGGAGAGGTGGCGAGGGTGGCGGGGGTGGGTCAGGCGGTGACGCAGACGTCGACGACGGGGAGGCAGACGCGGCGGGCGCGGCCGGTGCGGCGGCGGGCGGCGAGGCGGCGGAGGGCGCGTCGGCCGGCGAGGCCGGCGGCGACGAGGGCGAGCGTGGCGAGGACGGGGCCGGGGGCGCTGGCGACGAGGAGGGCGAGCGCGAGGAGGCCGAGGAAGATGGCGCTCGCGACGACCGTCTCGCCGAGCGTGCCCGGTGTGCGGTGCACCGCGGTCGTGGTGTCGGCGTGTCGGGTTGGTCTCATACAGGTAGAGGATGGACGCACACCGGCATAAGTATAATCTGAACGTTATTTCTGTAAGGGGGCGTACTGAAATCCGCTTCACCAGTAGCAAGTACGTTTTTCCCGCCGCCGTCCCTGGCTTCGGTATGGATCACCGAGCGCTGTTGTTGCTCCGCGCCGCCCGGGAGACGGGCGTTATCGAGGCCTGCGTCACGAACGCCGAGACCGTCGAGGAAGTCGCCGAGGAGGCGGACGTGACGGAGCGCGCCGCCCGCATCAGCGTCGACGCGCTCGTCGACCTCGGCTTCCTCGAACGCATGGGTTCGGGCTTCGAGCCGACGAACAAGATGCTCGGATTCATCACGAAGACGGACGTGCGCTCCATCGGCCGCCTGCCGCACGAGCTCGACTGCCTCGACCGCTGGCTCGACCTCCCGGAGACGATGCGGACGGGGGAGCCACCGGAGAAGCCCGCGAACTGGACGCGGAACGCGCTCGGCGCGATGGCCGCCGTCGACGAATCCACCGTGCGCGCGTTCGTCACCGCCGCCATCCACGAGAAGCCGGACGCGGAGACGGTCGTCGACGTCGGCGGCGGCCCCGGGCTGTTCGCCCGCGAGTTCGCGCGCCGCGGCTACGACGTCACCGTCGTCGACACCCCCGACGTCATCGAGGCGGACGAACCGCTCCTCGAACACGAACCCGTCTCGCTCCGCGGAGCCGACGTCACCGAGGAGCTCCCCGGCCAGTACGACCTCGTGTTCTGCTCGCGGCTCGCACACACCCTGAGTCCCGAGGAGAACCGGGCCTTCATGCGGAACGCCCTCGACGCGCTCGAGCCCGGCGGGACGCTCGTCCACATCGACCAGCTCCGAGACCGCGCGGACGGCGCGGCGATGCTCGCCGCCCACATGCTCGCGCAGACCGACGGCGGCGAGACGTACACCGAAGCCGAGTTCGGCGAGTGGTTCGGCGACGCCGGCTTCCACCACCCGCGCGTCGAGGACGTTCCCGGGACGGACTACCAGCTCGTCGCGGGAGACAAACGTGATTCGAGCGAGGGAGCGTAGCGACCGAGCGAGAATCACGATAAGTCGAGCGGGAGCGACCAGCGTTCGCGTGAGCGGAGCGAACGCGAGCAAGGAGGAGCTTGCTCCGACTGAGGGAGCGACACGCGAGACAAACGCGGCTCGGAGCGAACGCGGTTCGGAGCGAGCAGGGCGGGACCGAAGGTCCCGCTTGCCGTACGGGCGACTCGTGGGTCGCCCGTACAACGAAGCGAGTGAGAACCGCGGAGTAGCGAGCGGGGAGGAACGACCCGCGAGCAGGGAGCGTAGCGACCGAGCGTGAATCGTGGAAACGCGAACGCTGAGGCGAGCCGAGCAGACGCGGGGTTTTCGCGGGCGTCGCAGTGGCTCCGCGAGAGTGTCGGTCGTCGCGTGTTTCGCCGCCGGCCGCTTCCAGTGGGTTTTACGCGGTGACGGACGATTCTCGGGTATGGACGACCGTGTTCGCGAGCACGCGGAGGTACTGGTGGAGTGGAGCGCGCGGATCGAGCGGGGCGACGACGTCGTCGTGTCGGTGGCGGAGGGCGCACACGACCTCGGCGTGGCGGTGGCGGAAGCTCTGGGGGAGCGCGGCGCGAACGTGGTGACGCTCTACGGGAGCGACGAAGTCTCGCGCGCGTACCTGAACGCGCACGACGGCGACTTCGACGAGTCCCCGGAGTACGAGCGCGCGCTCTTCGAGAACGCGGACAGCGTGCTCCGCCTCGGCGGCGGGCGGAACACGGCGGCGGACGCGGACGTGCCGAGCGAGCGCCGGCAGGCGTACTCGAAGGCCCGCGAGGACGTCCGGGAGGCGCGCATGGCGACGGATTGGGTTTCTACCGTACATCCGACGCGCTCGCTCGCCCAGCAGGCCGGGATGAGCTACGAGGAGTACGAGGATTTCGTCTACGACGCCGTGCTGCGGGACTGGAGCGAACTCGCGGAGCGGATGGCGAAAGTCAAAGACCGCCTCGACGAGACGGACGAAGTCCGGCTCGTGAAGGAGGACACGGACCTGACGATGCGGGTCGACGGCCGCGTGAGCGTGAACTCCTGTGCGTCCGTCGCGTACGACTCGCACAACCTCCCGTCCGGCGAGGTCTTCACTGCGCCCTACGCGACCGAGGGCGAGGTCTTCTTCGACGTCCCGATGACCATCAACGGCCGGCGCGTCCGCGACGTCCGCCTCACCTTCGAGGGAGGAGAGGTCGTCGACTGGTCGGCGGCACAGGGCGAGGCCGCCATCACCGAGACCGTCGAGACCGACGACGGCGCGAAGAGATTAGGAGAGCTCGGCATCGGGATGAACCGCGGCATCGACCGCTTTACTGATAGCATCCTCTTCGACGAGAAGATGGGCGACACCGTCCACCTCGCGCTCGGCCGTGCGTACACCTCCAACTTCCCGGAGGGGAGCGAGGGCGAGGCGAACGACTCCGCCGTCCACGTCGACATGATCACCGACATGAGCGAGGACTCCCGGATGCTCTTCGACGGCGACGTCGTCCAAGAGGACGGGAAGTTCTGGTTCGAAGAATAGGAGATTCGGAGCGAGCGCCGAAAGCGCGAGCGAGAATCTCCAGAATCCGAGCGGGGAGGAACGACCCGCGAGGAATAGGTTACGCCGAGCACGGTCGGAACAAGTTCCTCCCTGCTCGCACTCACTCCGTTCGCGCGAACGAAACGAGGCGTAACCGAATAGCCGAACGGGGAGGAGCGACCCGTGAGGCAGGACTAGGAGATTCGGAGCGGCTGAGCGAAGCGAGGGAGCGAGAATCTCCGGAGTCCGAGCGGGGAGCAGGCGGAACCTCCGGTTCCGCCGAACGAGCGAGCGGCGGTCGCCGTGAGCGAGAGTGATCCGTGAGGCAGCGGAGGCGGTTCAGAGCGACCGAGCGATGCGTTCGACGTCGGTCTGGAACAGTTACGGTGTCGACGTCGACGGGTGTTGGATGGCCCGGTGGCTACGGGATGTTGAGTGCGCGGAAGGTGAGGGTGGGTGATGGCGTGTGTTCCGTCGGCGTCGGTTCTCCGTGCGACGACGACGTTCGCCCGGAGCGCCGTCGACGGAATCTATCACCGAATCTCCCGCGTGAGAGTCATCCGACGCCTCCTCGTCGGAGGCAGTTATTCGTTCGTCGCTCGGTACAAAGGGGGTTTTGGCCCGGAGAGTACCATAGCGTCCTGATAGGTCAGGTACGGGTGTCGCCGGGGTAGCAGTCGAAGTCGGCGGTCTCGCAGTCACCCTGGTGGGTCTCGATTTGGATGGTGGCGTGGCCGATGCCGTGGTCGTCGCCGAGGACGCGGCGGCAGCGGTCGAGGACGGCGTCGCGGTCGGCGTCGTCGGTGACGACGACGTGGGCGCTGCAGGCGACGCTGCGGCTGGTGAGCGCCCAGACGTGGACGTCGTGGACGCCGGTGACGCCGTCGATGCCGCGGAGGGAGTCGGTGACGACGTCGACGTCGACGCCGGGCGGCGTGCCCTGGAGGAGGATGTTGACGCTCTCGGCGAGGAGGTCTTTGGCGGAGTAGAGGACGAGCGCGGCGATGACGAGGCTGAAGAGCGGGTCGAGGACGCGGAGGTCCGTGAAGTAGAGGGCGACCCCGAGGGCGACGGCGGCGACGCTCCCGGCGGCGTCAGCGAGGAGGTGGAGGTACGCGCCCCGGATGTTGAGGTTCTCGCGGCCGCCGTGGAGGACGTACGCGCCGGCGAGGTTCGCGGCGAGGCCGACGACGCCGACGACGATGGTCGGGACGGCCTTGACGGGCTGGGGGTTCTGGAAGCGGACGACAGCCTCGTAGGCGATGTAGGCGACGATGACGACGAGGAAGACGCCGTTGGCGAGCGCGGCGAGGATTTCGGCGCGCTGGTAGCCGTAGGTGCGTTTCTCGTCGGCGGCGAGCGTCGCGATCCACGCGGCGAGGAGGGCGAGGAGGAGGCTCGCGGAGTCCGTGAGCATGTGCGCGGCGTCCGCGAGGAGCGTGAGCGAGTTCGCGTAGAGCGCGCCGACGACTTCGACGACGAAGAACACGGTGTTGATGACGAGCGCGAGCTTCAGCGCGCGCTGGCTGCCGGTCGCGTCGCCGCGGTCGTGGCCGTGGCCGTGACCATGATCGTGGTCGTGGCCGTCGGCGTCGCCGTGGCTGTCGTCGGTCATCGAGTTGTCGGGTGGAGTCGACGCTGAAGTATTAAT from Halocalculus aciditolerans includes:
- a CDS encoding MFS transporter → MGLLESALGEDADLLADRQFAILLLGSVSSPLGAAVVSPILASLTGPLGVDSARIGLLMAAYTAPAIVLIPVVGALSDRVGRKPVLAGGLALFGLAGLAVPLTSSFTAILALRFLQGVGYTGIAPPLISAVGDLYVGKREAAAQGLRFTTVSVALAAVPPVAGALVAVAWYAPFYIYALALPTALVVAIWFEEPERAGGGESASTRELLALARRPRVLATLVGRATPTVLWFAFITYNSVVVVTLLDASPGAAGAVLGVASVASAVTGTQLGRLTAAVPRDRLLAGLLALFALGVAVFALAPSVLVAGVGALLVGVGFGSAITLYRSEITGLSDTARGGLVSLGESLGRLASTVTPIAAGVAIAALQPSVGDGTAVRAVLLATAAIALLLGLACVAVSSER
- a CDS encoding class I SAM-dependent methyltransferase, whose translation is MDHRALLLLRAARETGVIEACVTNAETVEEVAEEADVTERAARISVDALVDLGFLERMGSGFEPTNKMLGFITKTDVRSIGRLPHELDCLDRWLDLPETMRTGEPPEKPANWTRNALGAMAAVDESTVRAFVTAAIHEKPDAETVVDVGGGPGLFAREFARRGYDVTVVDTPDVIEADEPLLEHEPVSLRGADVTEELPGQYDLVFCSRLAHTLSPEENRAFMRNALDALEPGGTLVHIDQLRDRADGAAMLAAHMLAQTDGGETYTEAEFGEWFGDAGFHHPRVEDVPGTDYQLVAGDKRDSSEGA
- a CDS encoding aminopeptidase, yielding MDDRVREHAEVLVEWSARIERGDDVVVSVAEGAHDLGVAVAEALGERGANVVTLYGSDEVSRAYLNAHDGDFDESPEYERALFENADSVLRLGGGRNTAADADVPSERRQAYSKAREDVREARMATDWVSTVHPTRSLAQQAGMSYEEYEDFVYDAVLRDWSELAERMAKVKDRLDETDEVRLVKEDTDLTMRVDGRVSVNSCASVAYDSHNLPSGEVFTAPYATEGEVFFDVPMTINGRRVRDVRLTFEGGEVVDWSAAQGEAAITETVETDDGAKRLGELGIGMNRGIDRFTDSILFDEKMGDTVHLALGRAYTSNFPEGSEGEANDSAVHVDMITDMSEDSRMLFDGDVVQEDGKFWFEE
- a CDS encoding cation diffusion facilitator family transporter, with the translated sequence MTDDSHGDADGHDHDHGHGHGHDRGDATGSQRALKLALVINTVFFVVEVVGALYANSLTLLADAAHMLTDSASLLLALLAAWIATLAADEKRTYGYQRAEILAALANGVFLVVIVAYIAYEAVVRFQNPQPVKAVPTIVVGVVGLAANLAGAYVLHGGRENLNIRGAYLHLLADAAGSVAAVALGVALYFTDLRVLDPLFSLVIAALVLYSAKDLLAESVNILLQGTPPGVDVDVVTDSLRGIDGVTGVHDVHVWALTSRSVACSAHVVVTDDADRDAVLDRCRRVLGDDHGIGHATIQIETHQGDCETADFDCYPGDTRT